In Alkalihalobacillus sp. TS-13, the following are encoded in one genomic region:
- a CDS encoding Ger(x)C family spore germination protein, which translates to MSNKIIKPLLLFLSLTVLTSCEIYSIEDVAIIQVEGYDYIDDEQIEGTISIPQFSRVETGATISEKYFSAAGETLKEIHGKLQGKSSRPLIHGKTTVNLYNEELARNDISFLLDNLIRDASIGRDVYLGVVKGSTKELIEKEYSQNERTSRYLAGILDNNIKENFPTTNLHEFAYAYSTTGMDGFSPLLNASGEHVELDGIAFFKKGTYVHSVPFSDSFLFKIMKEDFKYGNRKVEYKGYDYIIENIGSEVKYHVIEGIDNPKFQIEVNLNGILNEVTRFKLPKDPELITKLEKKFASNLEKNCLSMLEEFQEKNIDPLGLGNVMKSRERKFDHKIWKEKYPTAQIDVKVNVEIMETGISS; encoded by the coding sequence ATGTCCAATAAAATCATTAAGCCGTTACTTCTTTTCCTTTCCTTAACTGTACTCACGAGTTGCGAAATTTATAGTATTGAAGATGTGGCTATCATCCAAGTAGAAGGTTATGACTACATTGATGATGAACAGATCGAAGGAACGATATCCATACCACAGTTCAGCAGAGTTGAAACAGGTGCGACGATCAGTGAAAAATACTTTAGCGCTGCTGGCGAAACATTAAAAGAGATTCATGGAAAGTTGCAGGGAAAATCCTCCAGACCACTGATCCATGGTAAAACCACTGTCAACCTTTACAATGAGGAACTTGCAAGAAATGATATATCATTTCTTCTCGATAATCTGATCAGGGATGCAAGCATCGGCAGGGACGTTTATCTAGGTGTAGTAAAGGGATCTACAAAGGAGCTGATCGAAAAGGAATACTCACAGAACGAACGGACTTCCAGGTATTTAGCTGGTATTTTAGACAATAATATAAAGGAAAATTTCCCCACAACAAATCTTCATGAGTTTGCCTATGCCTACAGCACGACGGGGATGGATGGCTTTTCACCTTTACTGAATGCAAGCGGGGAGCATGTCGAACTTGATGGGATCGCTTTTTTTAAAAAAGGGACATACGTCCACTCAGTCCCATTCAGCGATAGTTTCCTCTTTAAAATCATGAAGGAGGACTTCAAATACGGGAATCGTAAAGTAGAGTATAAAGGATATGATTATATCATCGAAAATATCGGTTCGGAAGTGAAATACCATGTTATTGAAGGAATTGATAACCCGAAATTCCAAATCGAAGTCAATCTGAATGGAATTTTGAATGAAGTCACCCGCTTCAAACTTCCTAAAGACCCTGAATTAATTACCAAGTTGGAAAAGAAATTCGCTTCAAATCTGGAAAAGAATTGCTTAAGTATGTTAGAAGAATTCCAAGAAAAAAACATTGACCCGTTAGGACTGGGGAATGTTATGAAAAGTCGTGAGCGAAAATTCGATCATAAAATATGGAAGGAAAAATATCCAACTGCGCAAATCGACGTAAAAGTCAATGTCGAAATTATGGAAACAGGGATTTCATCGTAA
- a CDS encoding GerAB/ArcD/ProY family transporter: MTKANQSGTRSIPENVMVSPTLVFFLIHAMQIGVGILGFQRYIAKDAGYDAWISILVGGLVMHILLWMIYKILEDSDGDIVSVHNDIYGRYLGGFLSIIFSFYFLLLSLTVVRTFIEVIQVWVFPRLNVWVFAFVFLSLAYYFAAGGFRVVTGMCLFSVILGLPILLLYIFPLQYAHMENLFPIVNHSIPELLASTKTVTLSFLGIELLLIYYPFIKKPHASKKWAHHGVFFTTLIYLVTAIVSFVYYSLEGLQGIIWPTISLWKIVELPFVERFEYIGLAMWVYVTLPNICLALWAASRVPRRVMNFKQRWILIIYFFILFIACGLLKDRESIDLLNDWTGKVGFFILTYIPILFLFQKVANKVRKRHVQ; this comes from the coding sequence ATGACTAAAGCTAATCAATCTGGAACACGATCCATACCTGAAAATGTAATGGTATCTCCTACCCTGGTCTTTTTCCTTATCCATGCGATGCAGATCGGTGTAGGGATACTTGGTTTTCAACGTTATATAGCCAAAGATGCAGGATACGATGCATGGATCTCGATATTGGTAGGCGGATTAGTGATGCATATTTTGTTATGGATGATTTACAAAATTCTCGAAGATAGTGATGGTGATATCGTATCTGTGCACAATGATATTTATGGTAGGTATCTAGGAGGCTTTTTGAGCATCATATTCAGCTTTTACTTCCTTTTACTGAGTCTAACTGTTGTGAGAACGTTCATCGAAGTCATTCAAGTTTGGGTTTTTCCTCGATTGAATGTGTGGGTATTTGCATTCGTTTTCCTTTCATTAGCCTATTATTTTGCAGCAGGCGGATTCCGTGTTGTAACCGGTATGTGTCTGTTCAGTGTCATTTTAGGGTTACCGATTCTATTATTGTACATCTTTCCATTGCAATACGCGCATATGGAAAATCTCTTTCCGATCGTTAATCATTCAATCCCGGAATTGTTAGCTTCCACAAAGACGGTTACCCTAAGTTTTCTTGGAATTGAACTATTGCTGATCTATTATCCCTTCATCAAAAAGCCGCATGCATCAAAAAAATGGGCACATCACGGGGTGTTTTTCACCACTCTTATATACCTTGTGACAGCAATCGTCTCATTCGTCTATTACAGTCTAGAAGGGCTCCAGGGAATCATTTGGCCGACGATTTCGTTGTGGAAAATCGTAGAATTACCTTTTGTAGAGCGATTTGAATATATAGGATTGGCGATGTGGGTTTATGTCACTTTACCGAATATCTGTTTGGCCTTATGGGCTGCCAGCAGAGTTCCAAGACGTGTTATGAATTTCAAACAGCGCTGGATCCTCATCATCTATTTCTTCATTTTATTCATAGCATGCGGTTTATTGAAAGACAGGGAATCCATTGATTTATTGAATGATTGGACAGGTAAGGTCGGATTCTTTATATTGACTTACATTCCAATATTGTTTCTATTTCAAAAAGTTGCAAATAAAGTGAGGAAACGTCATGTCCAATAA
- a CDS encoding spore germination protein, translated as MWKWKRNKKQFPKDQQVQKNDSIDALIETLNRSKDFTTDHLTSPTKCVISYIKTMIEPKFLHQSILPALKSHHLKDLEDIKHGIPVDNIKITDELEEIRKRMMQGYIMIQMEESDKEALLIPAITVETRKVSIPEVEFSVVGPKEAFVESLDTNINLLRKRLTLPQLTVHELVIGKLTKTRVAVISIEGIVNEENLNTVIQRLNAIEYDQIIDSSFIAQMIADNSNSPFPQYLDTERPDRVAEVLVEGKVAIVVDGSPHALTCPTTIVEFFSASDDYFLPWHLASAFRLIRLFAVIFSVLSTSLYVAVLTHHHEMVPEDMMATIISSRADIPLPPILEVVVLELTIELLREAGARLPAKVGQTIGIVGGIVIGTAAVEAGLTSNVLLIITALAALASFTTPVYQIGNTIRLIRFPFLLGAQFWGLIGISISMAFFIGHLIRLKSIGRPFFAPLYPLRFRDLKDAFIRLPFNKQSKRPLQTRPDDSTRFNVHRSNEKRDIDD; from the coding sequence ATGTGGAAATGGAAGCGCAATAAAAAGCAATTTCCAAAAGACCAACAAGTCCAAAAAAACGATTCCATTGATGCATTGATCGAAACCCTCAATCGCTCGAAGGATTTTACAACCGACCATCTTACGAGTCCTACAAAATGTGTAATCTCTTACATAAAAACGATGATCGAACCTAAATTCCTTCATCAATCGATTTTACCAGCTCTCAAGTCTCACCATTTAAAAGATTTAGAAGATATTAAACATGGAATACCTGTTGATAACATCAAGATAACAGATGAATTAGAAGAGATCCGGAAAAGAATGATGCAAGGTTATATCATGATTCAGATGGAGGAATCGGATAAAGAGGCACTATTGATACCGGCGATTACCGTAGAAACAAGGAAAGTCAGTATTCCAGAAGTTGAATTCAGTGTCGTTGGTCCTAAGGAAGCGTTCGTCGAGTCACTCGATACCAATATTAATCTACTTAGGAAGCGTCTTACACTACCGCAATTGACGGTCCATGAGTTAGTGATCGGGAAACTCACGAAAACCAGGGTCGCTGTCATTTCGATTGAAGGGATAGTAAATGAAGAAAACCTGAATACCGTCATTCAACGTTTGAATGCGATAGAATACGATCAGATCATCGACAGTTCTTTCATTGCACAGATGATTGCTGATAATTCGAACTCCCCCTTTCCACAGTATTTAGATACGGAAAGACCAGATCGTGTAGCGGAGGTATTAGTAGAAGGTAAAGTTGCTATTGTCGTTGATGGTTCTCCGCATGCTTTGACATGTCCGACGACTATCGTTGAATTTTTTTCTGCCTCGGATGATTATTTTTTACCCTGGCATCTGGCGTCTGCATTTCGGTTGATCAGGTTATTTGCTGTCATTTTTTCCGTTCTGAGTACTTCTTTATATGTAGCGGTGTTAACACATCATCATGAAATGGTACCAGAGGATATGATGGCAACCATCATTTCTTCGAGAGCGGATATTCCGTTACCGCCAATACTTGAAGTCGTTGTTTTGGAATTGACCATCGAATTACTTCGAGAAGCAGGAGCAAGGCTTCCTGCCAAGGTTGGACAAACCATTGGTATCGTTGGAGGTATCGTAATTGGAACAGCAGCAGTTGAAGCTGGCCTGACAAGTAATGTCCTGCTGATCATCACAGCACTTGCAGCACTTGCATCATTTACGACCCCTGTTTACCAAATCGGTAATACCATCCGTCTAATCCGATTCCCCTTTTTACTTGGTGCACAATTCTGGGGATTGATCGGAATATCCATATCTATGGCCTTTTTTATCGGACACTTGATCAGACTAAAATCGATCGGACGACCTTTTTTTGCACCATTATACCCTCTGCGATTCCGGGATCTGAAGGATGCTTTCATCCGTCTGCCATTCAACAAACAATCTAAGAGACCGTTACAAACACGCCCGGATGATTCAACACGTTTCAATGTCCATCGGTCAAATGAAAAGAGAGATATCGATGACTAA
- a CDS encoding SoxR reducing system RseC family protein, whose amino-acid sequence MGEEKGGKSMFFGYVIPLLLLLLFFLSAYFLLSGLSKIILIAYLIYLIILPFLLLYLQEVKEYRKDKNKVLNEEESGA is encoded by the coding sequence ATAGGGGAAGAGAAAGGGGGAAAATCGATGTTTTTCGGTTATGTGATTCCATTGTTACTGCTCTTGCTATTTTTTCTCTCAGCTTATTTCCTTTTAAGTGGACTATCAAAAATCATCCTGATCGCTTACCTCATCTACTTGATCATTCTTCCTTTTCTTCTTTTATATCTCCAGGAAGTCAAAGAATATCGGAAAGATAAAAATAAAGTATTGAATGAAGAAGAGAGCGGCGCATGA
- the thpD gene encoding ectoine hydroxylase — protein MQDLYPSRNNDQFEVLQRKDPVIHGDEKTRRSCPLTDEQLSYYEENGFIMLENFFSKEEVGKLQDEIFGLCDENRMTDSPKIIREPESDEIRSIFDFHKSNSYLEKLTRNTELIKIINHLLGDDVYIHQSRINYKPGFTGKEFYWHSDFETWHVEDGMPRMRALSVSIALSDNYTFNGPLMLVPGSHQYYISCAGETPEDNFKQSLKRQELGVPDHDHMKWLVDGGGIEVPTGKAGSVIIFESNTMHGSNSNITPYDRNNLFLVYNSVNNRLVEPFSGGKARPGFIANREEEEIKI, from the coding sequence ATGCAAGATTTGTATCCATCTCGAAACAATGACCAATTCGAAGTCCTCCAGAGAAAAGATCCGGTCATACATGGAGATGAAAAGACTAGGAGAAGCTGCCCATTGACCGATGAACAACTATCATATTACGAAGAAAATGGATTCATCATGCTCGAGAATTTTTTTTCTAAGGAAGAAGTCGGAAAATTACAGGATGAGATTTTCGGGTTATGTGATGAGAATCGGATGACCGATTCCCCTAAAATCATCAGAGAGCCAGAAAGTGATGAGATCCGATCCATATTTGATTTTCATAAAAGTAATTCATACCTTGAGAAATTGACAAGGAACACTGAGTTGATCAAAATCATCAACCATTTGCTCGGTGATGACGTATACATCCATCAGTCTCGGATCAATTATAAACCTGGATTCACTGGGAAAGAATTCTATTGGCATTCTGATTTCGAGACATGGCATGTTGAAGACGGGATGCCCCGTATGCGGGCTTTAAGTGTATCCATTGCTTTATCTGATAACTACACCTTCAACGGTCCACTCATGCTCGTGCCGGGCTCGCACCAATATTATATTTCTTGTGCAGGTGAAACGCCTGAAGACAATTTCAAACAATCTTTGAAACGTCAGGAATTAGGTGTACCTGATCATGACCATATGAAATGGCTTGTCGATGGTGGTGGAATCGAGGTTCCAACTGGTAAAGCAGGCTCTGTGATCATTTTCGAATCGAATACGATGCACGGTTCGAACAGCAATATCACGCCTTACGATCGGAATAACCTCTTCCTCGTCTATAACAGTGTAAACAATCGTCTTGTAGAGCCGTTCTCTGGTGGAAAAGCAAGACCGGGTTTCATTGCAAACCGGGAAGAAGAAGAAATCAAGATATAG
- a CDS encoding outer spore coat protein CotE, which yields MANNDFSYREIITKAVCGKGRKFSQATHTVTPAHKPSSILGCWIINHNYKAIENGDAVDVEGSYDINVWYSYNNNTKTEVVTETIKYKDCCNLSKRDENSLGAHTQVNARAIQEPNTLEATISPNGNKILVQVEREFIAEVIGETKVWVHVNQEGVEEDLEDDSWEDEVDGEEFEDLDPNFLLGDLEE from the coding sequence ATGGCCAATAACGATTTCAGTTACAGAGAAATTATAACTAAAGCGGTTTGCGGCAAGGGGAGAAAGTTCTCACAGGCCACCCACACGGTTACACCTGCTCATAAACCATCCAGCATTCTCGGTTGCTGGATCATCAACCACAATTATAAGGCGATAGAGAACGGAGATGCAGTTGATGTAGAAGGCAGCTATGATATCAATGTATGGTACTCCTACAATAACAATACAAAAACAGAGGTCGTAACTGAGACAATCAAGTATAAAGATTGCTGCAACCTTTCAAAGAGAGATGAAAATTCATTAGGAGCACATACGCAAGTGAATGCCAGAGCAATACAGGAGCCTAATACATTAGAAGCAACAATTTCTCCTAATGGCAATAAAATACTTGTTCAAGTGGAGAGGGAATTCATTGCAGAAGTGATCGGAGAAACGAAAGTCTGGGTCCATGTAAACCAGGAGGGTGTTGAAGAAGATTTAGAAGACGATTCTTGGGAAGACGAAGTGGACGGAGAAGAATTCGAGGATCTAGATCCGAATTTCCTTCTAGGTGACTTAGAAGAGTAA
- the mutS gene encoding DNA mismatch repair protein MutS has protein sequence MAEYTPMIQQYLSIKAKYEDAFLFFRLGDFYELFFDDALRASQELEITLTSRDGGKGNRIPMCGVPHHSSQNYIAQLIEKGFKVAICEQVEDPKEAKGVVKRDVVQVITPGTVMEGALLDEKANNFIASVTPFEDGFGMATSDLSTGQNSVKFYQEDWKAVCLELQSISAKEIIVPSNLPEDQLKRLQDVYQFTVSFEDDKDIPEPLHSILVKLESDKLRQTASQLIAYLVRTQKRSLDHLQEFQYVETTAYMKIDPNSKRNLELVETLRQKQKKGSLLWLLDKTVTAMGGRMLKQWVEHPLLDQKAIEERLSIVETFMEQFFNREQVREQLTEVYDLERLAGKVAYGNVNARDLIQLKKSLQKVPTLKDTLLDMDHPGLTGRSENMDPCVELAELLERAIHEDAPISIKDGNIIRSGYHDGLDEYRDASVNGKAWIASLEQEEREKTGIRSLKIRYNRVFGYYIEVTKSNLHLIDEERYERKQTLANAERFITPELKEKEDIILEAEEKSIELEYELFIKIREDVKAFIPQLQILAKQISEIDVLQSFAVVSEDGQYCKPRISEDGTINIEAGRHPVVEHMMDRQDYVSNDVRMNHEREVLLITGPNMAGKSTYMRQVALSSVLLQVGCFVPAESATLPIFDQIFTRIGAADDLAGGQSTFMVEMMETQYALTHATENSLLLLDEIGRGTSTYDGMSLAQSIIEYIHENIGAKTLFSTHYHELTVLEGHLERLYNIHVKAIEENGKVVFLHRVGDGKADRSYGIHVAELAQLPVELIKRANDLLSDFESTKKVKSDHVVPVKEDQGQLTFFEPFNESKRTKQKQDEHHPALEKLKGMELLTMTPLEAMNALYELQMSIKQEKQEGTKWAKSNN, from the coding sequence ATGGCTGAATACACTCCAATGATCCAGCAATATTTATCGATTAAGGCAAAATATGAAGATGCCTTTTTATTTTTTCGATTAGGAGACTTTTATGAGCTGTTCTTTGATGATGCACTCAGAGCGTCCCAAGAACTTGAAATAACACTGACAAGCCGCGATGGCGGAAAAGGAAACAGAATACCGATGTGCGGCGTGCCTCACCATTCATCCCAGAATTACATCGCGCAGCTGATCGAAAAAGGTTTTAAAGTTGCGATTTGTGAACAAGTGGAAGATCCGAAAGAAGCAAAAGGTGTTGTGAAAAGGGATGTGGTCCAGGTCATCACGCCGGGAACGGTCATGGAAGGGGCGTTACTGGATGAGAAGGCGAACAACTTCATCGCTTCTGTAACACCATTTGAAGATGGGTTCGGGATGGCAACAAGCGACCTGTCGACAGGACAGAATTCTGTGAAATTCTATCAGGAGGACTGGAAAGCAGTTTGTCTGGAACTTCAATCCATTTCAGCGAAAGAAATCATCGTCCCATCTAATCTACCAGAGGATCAATTGAAACGATTACAAGACGTCTATCAATTCACCGTTTCATTTGAGGATGATAAAGATATACCAGAACCATTACATAGTATTCTTGTGAAATTAGAATCTGATAAACTGCGACAGACTGCTAGTCAGCTGATTGCTTATCTAGTTCGGACCCAAAAGCGATCACTCGATCATTTGCAAGAGTTTCAATATGTCGAGACGACTGCTTACATGAAAATCGACCCAAATTCCAAACGTAATCTTGAACTCGTTGAAACACTTCGTCAGAAACAGAAAAAGGGATCTTTGCTCTGGCTGTTGGATAAGACTGTGACAGCGATGGGCGGGCGTATGCTGAAACAATGGGTTGAACATCCATTGCTTGATCAGAAGGCGATTGAAGAACGCCTTTCAATCGTAGAGACGTTCATGGAGCAATTTTTCAACCGGGAGCAGGTCCGTGAACAACTGACGGAAGTTTATGATCTAGAGCGCCTGGCTGGAAAAGTCGCGTATGGAAATGTTAACGCAAGGGATCTTATCCAGCTGAAGAAATCCTTGCAGAAGGTACCAACCTTGAAAGACACATTGCTCGATATGGATCATCCAGGACTAACTGGTCGCTCGGAAAACATGGACCCTTGTGTCGAACTGGCAGAGTTGTTGGAACGAGCAATTCATGAGGATGCACCGATTTCAATAAAAGATGGGAACATCATACGAAGCGGCTACCATGACGGTCTCGATGAGTATCGTGATGCCAGTGTGAACGGAAAAGCCTGGATCGCTTCACTTGAACAAGAGGAACGTGAAAAAACCGGAATCCGATCATTGAAAATCAGATATAACCGTGTATTCGGTTATTATATCGAAGTGACGAAGAGCAACCTTCATCTGATTGATGAGGAGAGGTATGAACGAAAACAGACACTGGCAAATGCTGAGCGCTTCATCACACCTGAGCTGAAGGAGAAAGAGGACATCATCCTAGAAGCAGAAGAGAAGTCGATTGAGCTTGAGTATGAACTGTTCATCAAAATCAGAGAAGATGTGAAAGCGTTCATTCCACAGTTACAGATCCTTGCCAAACAGATCAGTGAAATCGATGTCCTTCAATCGTTCGCTGTCGTAAGTGAGGATGGGCAATATTGCAAACCGCGGATTTCAGAGGATGGGACGATCAATATTGAAGCAGGGCGTCATCCTGTTGTCGAACACATGATGGATCGCCAGGATTATGTATCAAACGATGTCCGTATGAATCATGAACGTGAAGTACTATTGATTACAGGTCCGAATATGGCTGGTAAAAGTACATACATGAGGCAAGTGGCCCTTTCTTCAGTACTTTTACAAGTCGGTTGTTTCGTTCCAGCAGAAAGCGCCACACTACCGATTTTCGATCAGATTTTCACAAGGATCGGTGCGGCAGATGACCTCGCAGGTGGTCAGAGTACATTCATGGTTGAAATGATGGAGACACAGTATGCATTAACACACGCGACGGAGAACAGCCTATTGCTGCTTGATGAAATTGGGCGGGGAACTTCCACATACGACGGCATGTCACTTGCACAATCGATCATCGAATATATCCATGAAAACATTGGAGCGAAGACGTTATTCTCGACACACTATCATGAATTGACGGTGCTTGAAGGACATCTCGAGCGATTGTATAACATTCATGTCAAAGCGATTGAAGAGAATGGGAAAGTAGTCTTTTTACACAGAGTTGGAGATGGCAAAGCTGATCGCAGTTACGGAATCCACGTTGCTGAACTTGCACAGCTTCCGGTTGAATTGATTAAGCGGGCGAATGATTTGCTGTCAGACTTCGAATCGACTAAAAAAGTAAAAAGTGACCATGTTGTTCCAGTGAAAGAGGATCAAGGACAGCTTACCTTTTTTGAACCTTTTAATGAATCAAAACGGACGAAACAAAAACAAGATGAACACCATCCTGCCTTAGAAAAATTAAAGGGTATGGAACTACTGACGATGACGCCTCTTGAAGCGATGAATGCTCTCTATGAACTTCAAATGTCGATTAAACAGGAGAAGCAGGAGGGGACGAAATGGGCAAAATCCAACAATTAG
- the mutL gene encoding DNA mismatch repair endonuclease MutL, protein MGKIQQLDDLLSNKIAAGEVVERPASIVKELVENSIDANSTRIDIEVEEGGLSRIEIVDNGDGIESDDLLKAFQRHATSKIKHENDLFHIRTLGFRGEALPSIASVSKVHVKTSTGFGAGDELSIHFGKVIEQKKSDSRKGTSIEVTQLFHNTPARLKHLKTVHTELGNITDVINRQAMAHPNVAFHLKHNGKTVLRTPGNGDLLQVIAAIYGMSVAKKMLRVENDTLDYTISGYAVKPEITRASRQYVSLFINGRYIKNFAIYKAIERAYHTLLPIGRQPIVILSIELDPILVDVNVHPGKLEARFSKEQELTRAIEAGVAETLRQTELIPSAAKPKRQSVSKSKSEQPSFEFDSYTPNVEKKPDIKFEDISESVNKDHISQVEEPKIEETVTPTEKPFYSEKRFEYQPPIDRPSKQNEGTIEENRPENPEPSRVPPMYPVGQVHGTYIVAQNEQGMYIIDQHAAQERIKYEFYREKVGEYEHEVQELLVPLTFEFTHTEARVIESHKDELASIGIFMEPFGGNSFIVRSHPQWFPSGEEQETIQEIIDQVLADKKTNLKKLREDAAIMMSCKGSIKANHHLRNDEMTALIESLRKSGDPFTCPHGRPIIIKFTTYEMEKMFKRVM, encoded by the coding sequence ATGGGCAAAATCCAACAATTAGACGATCTGTTGTCGAATAAAATCGCGGCTGGGGAAGTTGTCGAACGCCCTGCCTCGATTGTTAAAGAGCTGGTGGAAAACTCGATTGATGCAAATAGTACTCGCATTGATATAGAAGTCGAAGAAGGAGGACTTTCAAGGATCGAAATCGTCGATAATGGTGATGGCATCGAAAGTGACGACTTATTGAAGGCTTTTCAAAGGCATGCAACAAGTAAAATCAAGCATGAAAATGATCTATTCCATATCCGGACGCTCGGTTTTAGAGGGGAAGCATTACCGAGTATAGCCTCTGTATCAAAGGTACACGTAAAGACGAGCACTGGTTTTGGGGCGGGTGACGAGCTTTCGATCCATTTCGGAAAAGTGATCGAACAGAAAAAATCCGACAGCAGGAAAGGGACATCGATCGAGGTTACACAATTGTTCCATAATACTCCAGCCCGGTTAAAGCATTTGAAAACCGTCCATACTGAATTAGGGAATATTACAGATGTCATCAACCGCCAGGCGATGGCACATCCGAATGTCGCATTCCATCTGAAGCATAACGGGAAGACCGTGTTAAGAACCCCAGGCAATGGCGATCTTTTGCAAGTCATCGCTGCCATTTATGGGATGTCTGTGGCGAAAAAGATGTTACGGGTCGAGAACGATACGCTCGATTATACGATCAGCGGGTATGCGGTTAAACCTGAAATCACGCGTGCATCGCGTCAATATGTATCCTTGTTCATCAATGGCCGCTACATCAAGAATTTTGCCATCTATAAAGCGATTGAACGAGCTTACCACACGTTGTTGCCGATTGGAAGACAACCGATCGTGATCCTCTCCATCGAGCTGGATCCGATTTTAGTCGATGTCAACGTCCATCCAGGGAAACTGGAAGCTCGATTCAGTAAAGAGCAGGAACTGACGAGGGCGATTGAAGCGGGTGTTGCAGAAACATTACGTCAAACCGAACTGATCCCTTCAGCAGCAAAACCGAAAAGGCAATCAGTTTCAAAATCGAAATCTGAACAACCTAGCTTCGAGTTTGACTCGTATACACCGAATGTTGAGAAAAAACCGGATATCAAATTTGAAGATATATCTGAAAGTGTGAACAAAGACCATATCTCTCAAGTTGAAGAACCAAAAATCGAAGAGACAGTCACTCCGACTGAAAAACCGTTTTACTCAGAAAAACGGTTTGAGTACCAGCCGCCAATCGATCGACCAAGCAAACAAAATGAGGGAACGATAGAAGAAAACAGACCTGAGAACCCGGAACCATCCCGTGTTCCACCCATGTATCCCGTCGGACAAGTGCACGGGACCTACATTGTCGCGCAAAATGAGCAAGGAATGTATATCATTGATCAACATGCAGCGCAAGAACGGATCAAGTATGAGTTTTACCGTGAAAAAGTTGGGGAGTATGAACATGAGGTACAGGAGCTGCTAGTCCCCTTGACGTTTGAATTTACACATACAGAAGCACGGGTGATCGAATCGCACAAGGATGAACTCGCTTCGATCGGTATCTTCATGGAACCGTTTGGAGGGAATTCATTCATCGTCCGCTCCCATCCGCAATGGTTCCCGAGTGGGGAAGAACAGGAAACGATCCAGGAAATTATCGATCAGGTCTTAGCAGATAAGAAGACGAATCTGAAAAAGTTGCGTGAAGACGCAGCAATCATGATGTCTTGTAAAGGATCGATCAAAGCAAATCATCACTTGAGAAATGATGAGATGACTGCATTGATCGAGAGCTTACGGAAATCCGGTGATCCTTTTACCTGTCCACATGGGAGACCGATCATCATCAAATTTACGACTTATGAGATGGAAAAAATGTTCAAAAGGGTCATGTAG